From the genome of Methanophagales archaeon:
GATACTTCGATTGACCTGAGGTCACCGTACTTGGGAGGACGGGTTTGGTATTCACAAGTGCGACACCATCTTTAGATAGGTAATGGGCATACCGCAGAGCTTCGGCGGGCTCGAGAGCTACCAAAATGTCTGCTCCTCCGACTGGCACCAGTGGACCGAACATGCATCCTATCCTGAGGTGGTTAATCACACTGCCTCCACGATGCGCCATCCCATGCGTCTCGGCACTCCTTACAGGTAAGCCTGCCTTAAGCGCCGCCTTACCAATTATACTGGAGAGTAGGATTACTCCCTGGCCACCAACACCAACTACAACAATATCACACTCTGATGTCTTTGTCTTGGTTTTCGTCTTCATCTTCATTTGACCACCTCGATGGCATCATTGGGACAGATCTGGGCACATACCCCGCACCCGGTACAGAGCGAGTTGATTCGAGCACTATCCCCTTCGAACTCGATTGCAGGACAGCCAAACTCCACACACTCACGGCAGCCTGTGCAATTCTCGTTAACCATGAATGGCTTTCGCATTATGCCTGCTCGTCTCTCGTTTATCACGCATGCCCGCTTTACTATGACCACAGATAGTCCCTGATAGTCCCTCGCCCTCTTGAAGGTCTCGATTGTCGCTTTAACATTGTAAGGATCTACAATCTCGACAAAGTCTGCACCCAGTGCTCTGGCGAGAGCCTCAAACGATACAGATTTTGTTTTATCACCGCTTGCAGTAACGCCTGTTCCGGGATGAGGCTGATGTCCGGTCATCGCTGTGGTCGAGTTATCCAGTATAGCGACAGTTATCTTAGCCTTATTGTAAACAGCGTTGAGTAATCCGGGTAAACCGGTATGCAGGAAAGTCGAGTCGCCAATACTACAACATATATCCCGCTCCTCGCCACTAAACCGAATTCCGCAGGCGAGGGTTATGCTGGAGCCCATACAGAGGCACGTATCTATGGTTCCCATGTCAACAGCCAGCGTGTAGCACCCAATATCACTGGGAAAGATTGCATCCGTCCCAAATGCTTCCCTCATTGCATAGTATGCTGCTCTATGACCACAGCCGGGACAGAGTGCCGGGGGTCTGGGCGGCAGGATTACAGCGGCTTCTCTCAAAGATTGAGATGGCGGTTCCACTAACGGTAGAGAAGTCATGTCTACGATGGCATTTCTGACAATATGGGGGTCCAGTTCTCCTTCCCGCGGGATGTGACCCGACCTCTTGCCCAGGATCTCAATATCAGGATTGT
Proteins encoded in this window:
- the iorB gene encoding indolepyruvate ferredoxin oxidoreductase subunit beta; the encoded protein is MKTKTKTKTSECDIVVVGVGGQGVILLSSIIGKAALKAGLPVRSAETHGMAHRGGSVINHLRIGCMFGPLVPVGGADILVALEPAEALRYAHYLSKDGVALVNTKPVLPSTVTSGQSKYPPLEEILAPLQRICRGIKTFDATKLAVKAGNPQTMNVVMLGALSKYIPLREEMLIESLTESVPAKFLDVNRRAFELGKREG